One window from the genome of Deltaproteobacteria bacterium encodes:
- a CDS encoding phosphatase PAP2 family protein, translated as MPEGAIMHRQPLYRSLLGSLLLLVSLAGVAASAEDRFGKAWGKRYRAPAANAAAQRKQFGTSPMGRLRHWNEFAINAAGLDHTPVAVNESRVFGEQLGPTRSSRAMAIVHFAIFDAVNAIVGGYQSYTGLPREPGESSIQAAMAQAAHDTLSVLYPSQVPRFAAELAADLAKIPNSKAKSKGINLGHRAAAAILTMRAADGSDHEEPEVNVDFITSDLPGKWRQDPISKIRLALGAYWNQVTPFVLSSADQFRAPAPPALDSEAYANAYEDAKRLGGDGITTPTERTAEQTEIGTFWAYDGTPSLCAPPRLYNQITVHIAEQMHSNFIEMARLLALVNVAMADAGIAVWDAKYFYQFWRPITGIRESDVGSGPTGLGDGNAMTMGDVNFLPLGAPASNLSGPDFTPPFPAYPSGHAGFGGALFQVLRGFYRTDNIPFTFVSDEFNGLTKDSDGNVRPLKARTFNSLSEAEEENGQSRIYLGIHWSFDKTEGIAQGRRVANYVLKNVFQPARHH; from the coding sequence ATGCCGGAAGGAGCCATCATGCATAGACAACCACTTTATCGATCCCTTCTTGGATCGCTACTCCTATTAGTTTCCCTTGCAGGAGTCGCTGCGAGCGCGGAAGATCGCTTTGGCAAGGCATGGGGCAAGCGTTACCGCGCGCCCGCGGCCAATGCCGCGGCACAGCGCAAGCAGTTTGGCACCAGTCCCATGGGCCGCTTGCGTCATTGGAATGAATTTGCGATCAATGCCGCGGGATTGGATCACACGCCGGTAGCGGTCAATGAATCGCGAGTGTTCGGCGAGCAGCTCGGTCCAACGCGCTCCAGCCGGGCGATGGCGATCGTGCATTTCGCAATTTTCGACGCGGTCAATGCGATTGTCGGCGGCTACCAGAGCTACACTGGATTGCCGCGCGAGCCTGGCGAGAGTTCAATTCAAGCGGCCATGGCCCAGGCGGCACACGATACTTTGAGCGTGCTCTATCCATCGCAAGTTCCGCGCTTTGCGGCGGAGCTGGCCGCCGATCTCGCGAAAATTCCCAACTCAAAAGCGAAATCCAAAGGCATCAATCTCGGTCATCGCGCGGCCGCGGCGATTCTTACCATGCGCGCGGCGGACGGTTCGGATCACGAAGAGCCCGAAGTCAACGTCGATTTCATCACCAGCGACTTGCCGGGAAAATGGCGCCAAGATCCGATTAGCAAGATTCGCTTGGCGCTCGGCGCTTACTGGAACCAAGTGACGCCGTTTGTTCTGTCCTCCGCCGATCAATTCCGCGCGCCGGCGCCGCCGGCTCTCGACAGTGAGGCTTACGCAAACGCCTACGAAGACGCCAAACGCTTAGGCGGCGACGGCATCACGACACCGACCGAGCGCACCGCGGAGCAAACTGAAATTGGCACATTCTGGGCCTACGACGGCACGCCGAGTCTGTGCGCGCCGCCGCGGCTCTACAATCAGATCACCGTGCATATCGCCGAACAAATGCATTCCAACTTTATCGAGATGGCGCGCCTGTTGGCGTTGGTCAACGTGGCGATGGCGGACGCCGGCATCGCCGTGTGGGATGCGAAATATTTTTATCAATTCTGGCGCCCGATCACCGGCATTCGCGAATCCGATGTCGGCAGCGGTCCGACGGGCCTGGGCGACGGCAATGCCATGACGATGGGCGACGTGAATTTTTTACCGCTCGGCGCACCGGCGAGTAATTTGAGCGGACCCGACTTCACGCCGCCGTTTCCCGCCTATCCGTCCGGCCATGCCGGTTTTGGCGGCGCGCTGTTTCAAGTGCTGCGCGGCTTTTACCGCACCGATAACATTCCGTTTACTTTTGTCTCGGATGAATTCAACGGTCTGACCAAAGACAGCGACGGTAACGTCCGTCCGTTGAAAGCGCGGACCTTCAATTCACTGTCCGAAGCGGAAGAAGAGAACGGCCAAAGCCGCATCTATCTCGGCATCCACTGGTCCTTTGACAAGACCGAAGGCATCGCCCAGGGACGGCGGGTGGCGAACTACGTGCTGAAAAATGTTTTCCAGCCGGCGCGTCATCATTAG